The proteins below are encoded in one region of Clostridium estertheticum:
- a CDS encoding GTP pyrophosphokinase, with amino-acid sequence MRDEEKFIEDYDKQKDSLRSWGQYIKEYIFTELKKQKHDTESFIKIQVLARVKDDSSIIEKAFYRGKNYSNPLDDITDKVGIRFVVLLLDDIKIIQNIIEDCREWNISEDKNFEWERLENPSVFEYQSVHYIIRNTKAIIVNNITIDQLTPCEVQIRTLLQHAFSELSHDTVYKPSQTVEPMIKRLVARSMAMIETTDSIFKEVNDKMTIENNKKSNNLLPIIKDEYTNRIRMPEENNKIQELIIDVYEEMIAEINAEDLINFINEHIEMLKEQINSKYNTQLLFRQPVILLLYYLINQHPNKVSIDWPLTEDLIKPIYTKLGISFNS; translated from the coding sequence ATGAGAGATGAAGAAAAATTTATAGAAGATTATGATAAACAGAAGGATAGTTTAAGAAGTTGGGGACAATATATAAAAGAGTATATATTCACAGAATTAAAAAAACAAAAACATGACACAGAAAGTTTTATAAAGATACAAGTATTAGCAAGGGTAAAGGACGATAGCTCTATTATTGAAAAGGCATTCTATAGAGGTAAAAACTATAGTAATCCTTTAGATGATATAACAGATAAGGTTGGTATTAGGTTTGTAGTATTATTGCTAGATGATATAAAAATTATACAGAATATAATAGAAGATTGTAGGGAATGGAATATTTCCGAAGATAAAAATTTTGAGTGGGAAAGGTTAGAAAACCCCTCTGTTTTTGAATACCAATCAGTTCATTATATTATTAGAAATACTAAAGCTATAATTGTAAATAATATTACTATCGATCAATTAACCCCATGTGAAGTGCAGATTAGAACATTACTGCAACATGCATTCAGTGAATTGTCACACGATACAGTTTATAAGCCAAGTCAAACAGTCGAACCAATGATTAAAAGATTAGTTGCGAGAAGCATGGCAATGATTGAAACTACAGATTCTATTTTTAAGGAGGTAAATGACAAGATGACAATAGAGAATAATAAAAAGTCAAATAATTTACTTCCAATAATAAAAGATGAATATACTAACAGAATAAGAATGCCAGAAGAAAATAATAAAATCCAAGAATTAATAATAGATGTTTATGAGGAAATGATTGCTGAAATAAATGCTGAGGATCTCATAAATTTTATTAATGAGCATATTGAAATGCTAAAGGAACAAATAAATTCAAAATACAACACACAACTTTTATTTAGGCAACCAGTAATTTTATTGTTGTACTATTTAATAAATCAGCATCCTAACAAAGTAAGTATAGACTGGCCATTAACTGAAGATTTAATAAAACCAATTTATACTAAGTTAGGAATAAGTTTTAACTCATAA
- a CDS encoding DUF4236 domain-containing protein, whose translation MGFRIRKSFGPKGFKINVGKKGISSASLKIAPGLTINSKRGTTVGVPGTGISYNTGGSKRKSTPSRSIPNGNENNIVEMNLKIQKQKEYNRNFKEFTGGYNKKAIIAIIVSFALYVTPLWPLGLLLSIPLLAWLAIDTIIKIIKFNKHLKNLNGIQ comes from the coding sequence ATGGGTTTCAGAATAAGAAAAAGTTTTGGTCCTAAAGGTTTTAAAATCAATGTGGGTAAAAAAGGTATTTCGTCTGCAAGCTTAAAGATAGCTCCAGGGCTTACCATTAATTCAAAAAGAGGAACCACCGTTGGGGTACCTGGGACAGGTATAAGTTATAACACTGGTGGGAGTAAAAGAAAGAGTACACCAAGCAGATCTATTCCAAATGGCAATGAAAACAATATTGTTGAAATGAATTTAAAAATTCAAAAACAAAAAGAATACAATAGAAACTTTAAAGAATTTACGGGTGGGTATAATAAAAAAGCTATTATAGCAATTATTGTTTCATTTGCATTATACGTAACGCCTTTATGGCCATTAGGACTATTGTTGTCTATTCCTTTATTAGCTTGGCTCGCAATCGATACGATTATAAAAATAATTAAGTTCAATAAACATTTGAAGAATCTTAATGGAATACAGTAG
- a CDS encoding ComEC/Rec2 family competence protein: protein MKIKSMNKSYKKGWTWLIAIAMVISMATGCSSNEAKVKADAKGATAAVNTTKTETSKVAVSGELKVHYINVGQADSILIQQGSSSMLIDAGNNADSETVKKYITDQGITNLDFLVGTHPHEDHIGGLDYVINSFKIGKIYMPKATSTTKTFTDVVNAIKSKGLKVSAPTPGESFKLGEATCTILAPNGSGYKDTNNDSIVIKVSFGGNSFLFTGDAEDVSENEMLSKGYDLKADVLKVGHHGSNSSTTQKFLDAVNPKYAVISVGKGNDYGHPVQSTMDKFKNKNIAVYRTDENGTVIATSNGKDISFNVKPGSYNGAKEKVAAKTTTTTKSANMNSVKAATPKVAAPKVTQEVAPKQSNSGTMVWLSATGSKYHSINNCGKMNPNNARQVTLEEAKKSYSPCSKCGPPQ from the coding sequence TTGAAAATTAAATCTATGAATAAATCTTATAAGAAGGGGTGGACTTGGCTAATTGCTATTGCAATGGTTATAAGTATGGCTACTGGGTGCAGTAGTAATGAGGCAAAAGTGAAAGCTGATGCTAAGGGTGCAACTGCAGCTGTCAATACTACTAAAACCGAAACATCTAAAGTAGCAGTCTCTGGCGAACTAAAAGTACACTATATTAATGTCGGACAAGCAGATAGCATTTTAATACAACAAGGTTCAAGCTCAATGCTCATAGATGCTGGTAACAACGCGGATTCAGAAACAGTTAAAAAATACATAACTGATCAAGGGATTACTAATTTAGATTTTTTGGTAGGAACTCATCCACATGAAGATCATATTGGCGGACTTGATTATGTAATAAATAGCTTTAAAATAGGTAAAATCTACATGCCAAAAGCTACTTCTACTACTAAAACTTTTACAGATGTAGTTAATGCTATTAAGAGTAAAGGATTGAAAGTTTCAGCACCGACTCCAGGAGAAAGTTTTAAATTAGGTGAAGCTACATGCACCATATTAGCGCCTAATGGAAGTGGATATAAAGACACTAATAATGATTCTATAGTTATTAAAGTGAGCTTCGGAGGTAATTCATTCTTATTTACTGGAGATGCAGAAGACGTATCAGAAAATGAGATGTTATCAAAGGGTTACGATCTTAAGGCAGATGTGCTAAAAGTTGGCCATCATGGAAGTAATTCTTCTACTACACAAAAATTCTTAGATGCCGTCAATCCTAAGTATGCAGTAATAAGTGTTGGAAAAGGAAATGATTATGGCCATCCTGTACAATCAACAATGGATAAGTTTAAAAATAAAAATATAGCGGTTTACAGAACAGATGAAAATGGTACTGTGATTGCTACATCAAATGGCAAAGATATTAGTTTTAATGTGAAACCAGGCAGCTATAATGGTGCTAAAGAAAAGGTAGCTGCTAAAACAACTACCACTACCAAAAGTGCAAATATGAACAGTGTTAAAGCAGCTACACCAAAAGTAGCCGCACCTAAAGTAACTCAAGAGGTAGCTCCAAAACAAAGCAATAGTGGCACAATGGTTTGGCTATCTGCAACAGGGAGTAAGTATCACTCAATAAATAATTGTGGTAAGATGAACCCTAACAATGCTAGACAAGTTACGTTAGAAGAAGCTAAAAAAAGTTATAGTCCATGCAGTAAATGTGGACCACCACAATAG
- a CDS encoding DUF3006 domain-containing protein, whose amino-acid sequence MKVIIDRFEGSYAVCEKEDRTMMDIYKDKIPSGSKEGDVLNIINDVITIDIKETEKRQREIEKLTEDLWE is encoded by the coding sequence ATGAAGGTAATTATAGATAGATTCGAAGGATCTTATGCAGTTTGCGAAAAAGAAGATAGAACTATGATGGATATATATAAAGATAAAATTCCTTCTGGGTCTAAAGAAGGTGATGTACTTAATATCATTAATGATGTTATTACTATTGATATAAAGGAAACTGAAAAAAGACAAAGAGAAATTGAAAAATTAACTGAAGATTTATGGGAATAA
- a CDS encoding DUF2971 domain-containing protein, whose product MAILKRFEYCVKGQCWTNNGESDALWRIYSNNNMAIRIEVEEEKINRLNNVTINEVKYINKLSLEAELQQMRADDTLDVRKAFCSKRNEFRHENEVRLLSEINVDAVLSDSIKMQKRSLEQLKMDGKINETQYTHILTKVIKFQGEPKLNKAISFEHIDGFIKSVMLHPLAPKWFEDTLKFFCETHKLNYVGKSKLYDLQFD is encoded by the coding sequence ATGGCAATTTTAAAAAGATTTGAATATTGTGTTAAAGGACAGTGTTGGACAAACAACGGAGAGAGTGATGCTTTGTGGAGAATTTATTCCAATAATAATATGGCAATTAGGATTGAAGTAGAAGAAGAGAAAATTAATAGACTTAATAATGTAACAATTAATGAAGTTAAATATATTAATAAATTATCATTAGAAGCTGAATTACAACAAATGAGAGCAGATGATACTCTTGATGTGCGCAAAGCATTTTGCAGTAAAAGAAATGAGTTTAGACATGAGAATGAGGTTAGATTACTTAGTGAAATTAATGTTGATGCAGTATTATCAGATTCAATAAAAATGCAAAAACGATCTCTAGAGCAGTTAAAAATGGATGGTAAGATAAATGAAACTCAATATACACATATACTTACAAAGGTTATTAAATTTCAAGGAGAACCAAAATTAAATAAGGCCATTTCGTTTGAACATATTGATGGGTTTATTAAGAGTGTTATGCTTCATCCATTAGCACCAAAATGGTTCGAGGATACGTTAAAGTTTTTTTGTGAAACGCATAAATTGAACTATGTTGGAAAATCAAAATTGTATGATCTTCAATTTGACTAA